The Mycolicibacterium boenickei genome has a segment encoding these proteins:
- a CDS encoding DmpA family aminopeptidase, with the protein MLDCSSRRPRARDIGVVIGEHPTGPNNAITDVAGVRVGHTTIQRPGPNPVNTGVTVVVPHSGIFTEPVFAGAHRLNGSGELTGLEWIRESGELTTPIGLTNTHSVGVVRDTLVQAQVQARGDGLYWSLPVVGETYDGLLNDINGHHVRPEHVAAALADATDGPVAEGNVGGGTGMICHGFKGGIGTASRVTETVAGPYTVGVLVQANHGRRERLRVNGVPVGEMVSPELVPTPDLPIPYPAGSGSIIVVIATDAPLLPHQCTRLAQRSALAVGRVGGTGEQYSGDLMLAFSTGNRGIPPYGWDENPDANRPEIAVRMVAPQLMTRLFDLAIEATEEAIVNALVAAETMTGRGGLTAHALDHKLLLSALVLEGH; encoded by the coding sequence ATGCTGGACTGCTCCTCACGGCGGCCGCGTGCACGTGACATCGGCGTCGTGATCGGCGAGCACCCCACGGGCCCGAACAACGCCATCACCGACGTGGCCGGCGTGCGCGTCGGGCACACCACCATCCAGCGGCCCGGGCCCAACCCGGTCAACACCGGCGTCACCGTCGTCGTGCCCCACTCCGGGATCTTCACCGAGCCGGTGTTCGCCGGCGCGCACCGGCTCAACGGCAGCGGCGAACTCACCGGACTGGAGTGGATCCGCGAGTCCGGTGAACTCACCACACCCATCGGCCTGACCAACACGCACAGCGTCGGCGTCGTGCGGGACACGCTGGTCCAAGCCCAGGTGCAGGCCCGCGGCGACGGGCTGTACTGGTCGCTGCCGGTCGTGGGGGAGACCTACGACGGGCTGCTCAACGACATCAACGGCCACCATGTGCGCCCCGAACACGTCGCCGCGGCCCTGGCCGACGCCACCGACGGCCCGGTCGCCGAGGGCAACGTCGGCGGCGGGACCGGCATGATCTGCCACGGTTTCAAAGGCGGGATCGGAACCGCGTCCCGGGTCACCGAGACGGTGGCCGGGCCGTACACCGTCGGGGTGCTCGTACAGGCGAATCATGGCCGGCGGGAACGACTTCGGGTCAACGGCGTGCCCGTCGGGGAGATGGTGAGCCCCGAGCTGGTGCCGACCCCAGACCTTCCGATTCCCTATCCCGCGGGGTCCGGCTCGATCATCGTCGTGATCGCCACCGACGCGCCGTTGCTGCCGCATCAGTGCACCCGGCTCGCGCAACGCTCGGCCCTGGCCGTCGGCCGGGTCGGCGGAACAGGTGAGCAGTACAGCGGTGACCTGATGCTGGCCTTCTCCACCGGCAACCGCGGAATCCCGCCTTACGGGTGGGACGAGAACCCGGACGCCAACCGCCCCGAGATCGCGGTACGGATGGTGGCGCCACAGCTGATGACCCGGCTGTTCGACCTTGCCATCGAGGCCACCGAGGAAGCCATCGTCAACGCGTTGGTGGCGGCCGAGACCATGACCGGCCGGGGCGGGTTGACCGCTCATGCGCTTGATCACAAGCTGCTGCTCTCGGCGTTGGTGTTGGAAGGTCACTGA
- a CDS encoding dTDP-4-dehydrorhamnose 3,5-epimerase family protein: MTARELSVPGAWEITPKLHGDARGLFFEWFSEAGFAEMTGHRFDLRQANCSVSAAGVLRGVHFAELPPSQAKYVTCVRGAVLDVVVDIRVGSPTFGQWDSVLLDDQNRRSVYLSEGLGHAFLALQDDSTVMYLCSAPYDPEREHTILATGLGIDWPIEGEPVLSERDAGAPSLEQVRAAGLLPTWEDTRAFVDELRARVRG, translated from the coding sequence GTGACCGCGCGCGAGCTGAGCGTTCCGGGCGCCTGGGAAATCACCCCCAAACTGCACGGCGACGCGCGCGGGCTGTTCTTCGAATGGTTCTCCGAGGCCGGCTTCGCCGAGATGACCGGGCACCGCTTCGACCTGCGGCAGGCCAACTGCTCGGTGTCGGCGGCCGGGGTGCTGCGCGGGGTGCATTTCGCCGAACTGCCGCCGAGCCAGGCCAAGTACGTGACGTGCGTGCGGGGCGCGGTGCTCGACGTCGTCGTCGACATCCGGGTCGGCTCCCCGACATTCGGACAGTGGGATTCGGTTCTGCTCGACGACCAGAATCGGCGATCGGTCTATCTGTCCGAGGGGCTGGGCCACGCTTTCCTTGCGCTGCAGGATGATTCGACGGTCATGTACCTGTGTTCGGCGCCATACGACCCGGAGCGGGAGCACACCATCCTGGCCACCGGTCTCGGGATCGACTGGCCGATCGAGGGCGAGCCGGTGTTGTCCGAGCGTGACGCGGGCGCCCCGTCGCTGGAGCAGGTGCGTGCCGCGGGGCTGCTGCCCACGTGGGAGGACACCCGCGCGTTCGTCGACGAGCTGCGCGCCAGGGTGCGGGGCTGA
- the rfbB gene encoding dTDP-glucose 4,6-dehydratase, which produces MRLLVTGGAGFIGANFVRLAVKEALTTSVTVLDAMTYAGSRESLASVDGQIRLVQGDVADAGLVNQLVGEADAVVHFAAETHVDNALANPEPFLHSNVIGTFTVLEAVRAHGARLHHISTDEVYGDLELDDPARFTEGTPYNPSSPYSSTKAAADLLVRAWVRSYRVRATISNCSNNYGPYQHVEKFIPRQITNILTGRRPKLYGTGANVRDWIHVDDHNRAVWQILTDGRIGQTYLIGAECERSNLTVMRTLLRLMDLDPDDFDHVTDREGHDLRYAIDPSTLRNELGWAPEHTDFDEGLAATIDWYRDNESWWGPLKNKVEDAYSERGQ; this is translated from the coding sequence ATGCGGCTACTGGTCACCGGCGGCGCCGGATTCATCGGCGCGAACTTCGTGCGCCTCGCCGTCAAGGAGGCGTTGACCACGTCGGTGACCGTGCTCGATGCCATGACGTACGCGGGCAGCCGGGAATCGCTGGCGTCCGTCGACGGCCAGATTCGGCTGGTGCAGGGCGACGTCGCCGACGCAGGCCTGGTGAACCAGTTGGTCGGCGAGGCGGACGCCGTCGTGCACTTCGCCGCGGAAACCCACGTCGACAATGCCCTGGCGAATCCGGAACCGTTCCTGCACAGCAACGTGATCGGCACGTTCACGGTGCTCGAAGCGGTCCGCGCGCACGGCGCCCGGCTGCACCACATCTCCACCGACGAGGTCTACGGCGATCTGGAGCTCGACGATCCGGCCCGGTTCACCGAGGGCACGCCGTACAACCCGTCGAGCCCGTACTCGTCGACCAAGGCCGCCGCGGACCTGCTCGTGCGGGCCTGGGTGCGGTCGTATCGCGTGCGCGCCACGATCTCGAACTGCTCCAACAACTACGGCCCCTACCAGCACGTGGAGAAGTTCATCCCGCGCCAGATCACCAATATCCTCACCGGCAGGCGCCCCAAGCTCTACGGCACCGGCGCCAATGTGCGCGACTGGATCCACGTCGACGACCACAACCGCGCGGTGTGGCAGATCCTGACCGACGGCCGCATCGGCCAGACGTATCTGATCGGCGCCGAATGCGAGCGCAGCAATCTCACCGTCATGCGCACCCTGCTGCGATTGATGGACCTCGACCCGGACGACTTCGACCACGTCACCGATCGGGAAGGCCACGACCTGCGCTACGCCATCGATCCGTCGACCCTGCGCAACGAACTGGGCTGGGCGCCCGAACACACCGATTTCGACGAAGGCCTGGCAGCCACCATCGACTGGTATCGCGACAACGAATCATGGTGGGGCCCACTGAAAAACAAGGTGGAAGACGCGTATTCGGAGCGCGGCCAGTGA